The region TAAATTAAAGCAAGACGTACCTGATTATTCTTTAGAACTTGAAAAAGGTAACGCTACATCGATTTTAACCTGGTTAAAAGAGAACATTCACCAATATGGAAAAATGTATGAACCTCAAGAACTTATCTATAAAGTTACCGGAGAAACGCTTAATCCAAAATATTTTGTTGATTATATAACAAATAAGTATACAGAAATCTACAATATTTGATAAAAATGCTGCGAGTTTATGTAAAGTTAACTCGCAGCTGTTTCATTTTCTCACATATTTAATCTTTTTTCTCGTTCTCTTTTTCGTCTTCTTTTTTTGCTAGTTTTTTTAGATTTTCACATACATGATAATAAAAAGTTCCTTCTTCATACTCACCTTTTTCATTTATTTTTCCTGCTTTATAATCTGTCATCAATTCTACTGCCTCATCTATATTATCAATAATCCAAATATGAAAATTCTCATTTTCTATATCTTGAATAATTTCATCTTTTATAACTATATTATCAACATTTTTTGCTGGTATAATCACACCTTGTTTTCCATTGAAACCTTTTATTTTACAGGTTTGGTAAAAACCTTCTATCTTCTGAGTTATTCCACCAACCGGTAAAACTTCTCCACTTTGATCCATAGAACCAGTAATAGCAATACTTTGTTTTAATGGAATATTTGCTATTGACGACATTAAAGCAAGAGTTTCAGCTACAGTTGCACTATCTCCTTCTATAATAGAGTAGACCTGTTCAAAATTTAGTGATACACCAAATCCACTTTGTATAAACGTAGAAAACTTATGTTTAAAATAATTTTCTATTATCAACGAAGACTTTTTGTATATTTTTCCACTTAAATCTATGTCACGATGTATATTTATTATTTTTTCAGAAGAAGATCGATAACTTTTAGCTGTAATCTTTACTGGATGTCCAAATGAAAAATCTATAGTATCGAGTACTGTTAAACCATTAATTTGACCAACCTTATAGCCTTCCACTAATAAATCTATTTTCTCGTTTTTAATAGCATCAAATATTTTATCTCTGTGAAATGAAAACATTTTTTCTTTGAAATCTATTGCACTTCTTATATTATTTGCATTTATATAATAATTGGCAGGTATTTTACGAGAAAAATTATAAGCATCTATTAAAAGATTTTTTAGTTCTCCCAATTTCAAAGAAATTTTTTTATTACTTCCATTAATCCTGCATGCATATTTTATTATCTCTTCTACCCCATCTTTTGTTATATGTGAAAGATTGTTTTCTTGAACAGCATTACTTAAAAACGCCATAAACTTATTTATATTCTCATCATCTAATTCTACTTCATAGTCAAATTGTGATTTTACTGGGAATAATTTTTCAAATTCGCTATCGTATGCTCTCATCATTGTGTAAACCCATTCTTCACCAATTAATATAACTCTAATATTTAAAGGTAAAGGTTCTGGCTCTAAAGTTTCTACACTTGAATAACCTTCTGCAGCTTGAATATTTTCAATTTTTATCTCATTCTCTGTCAAAATTCGCTTCAAGACTTCCCAAGAATAAGGTTTCCTAAGAACTTTCTCAGCTTCCATTATTAGATAACCGCCAGTTGCTTTATGAAATGCACCAGGTTTTATCATAGTAAAATCTGTATGAAGAAATCCCATCTGTGAATAATATTCTATTCTTCCAACAAGATTTGAAAAAGTTGGGTTATCTTCCTCAACAACAGGGGCACCTTGAAGATAAGAATTATCAACTAAAACATTAACAGCATACCTCTTTTCTTTAAGCGCTTTAATAATATTTTGATTATCAGAGGTTAATTGCGATAGGTGAGTAGCCATATCTTCTTTCAAGAGTTGAAGGTATTCAAAAACATCAGAATATTTCAAATACTTTTTTTCTAAAGGTTCAAAAAGTTTACTTAAACTAAAAGTAGCCCAATACCTTCTTAGATTTTTAACCTCCTCCCAATACTCCTTGTCTAGTTGAGTTATTCTTGACATAGTTCTTTCGATTAACTGCATTAATCTTTCAGAGTTTTTTCTAAACTGTTCTTTAATTTCATCTGGAAGACCTTCAAATTCTTGAGGAGTAAGCCTTTTTCCATTAAAGATAGGGACACTTATAATACCTCTTTGTGAGGCTTCGAGTATGAAGCCTAAATTTTGAGCCTCTTTTCTTAAATCGTTCCATAATTGTTCTCTTTGAGCATTATATTCTCTTTCTAAAGAACTCAAGCGGTCTTGAAATTCTTCTGTAGCCATTGTCTTGTTCAATACCTGAACAGATGAATCTATAATATTTTGTAATTCAGATTTGAACTTTTTTCCTTCTCCTGCAGGCAATCTTAAAAGTTTTGGCTTCCTTTCCTCTAGAAAATTAAATACGTACATTACATCTGGAGGAGTTTTTTGACCTAAAGCAATTTTTTCTACAATCTTACGAGTCATACTTCTTCTACCACTACCTGTAGGTCCAACCACAAATATGTTGTTTGAATTGTTAGAGCTTCTTAACGCAAAATCAATAATCTCACATGCATCTTTTTGTATCGTATAATCTTGATATGACCCTACTTTTATTGATTGTGTATTCTCTACTTTTATTTCAGGTATATTTATTGAGAAATCACTTAATTTTAGTTTTCTCATAAAATTTTTAGGCGAAATAGCCCTTAGTTTTGTAAACATTAATTATAGAAAAAGGGAGTCGCCTTCCTCCTTTCTTAACAAATTGGACTTTCAAAGGTAACTAAAGTCAAATCTATTAAAAATTGCTTCTATGTTTCTTAAATAATATTGTGGTGAAAATAATTCTTCAAACTCTTCTTGAGACAAATTTTCGAGAATTCGACTTTCTTGGGAAAGTAGATCTTTAAAATTCTTCTTTTGATCCCATGCCTTCATTGCATATTTTTGCACTAATTCATAAGCTTCTTCTCGGCTGAATCCTTTTTCGACAAGCTTCAAAAGTACTCTTTGTGAATACACTAAATTGTAAGATTTTTCAATGTTCTCTTTCATTGCATCCTCATGCACTACCAAATTGCTTGCCAAAAAATTTGCTTTATTTAACATATAATAAGCCAAAATAGTAGCATCTGTCATGAATACCCTTTCAACTGAAGAATGGGAAATATCTCTCTCATGCCACAAAGAAATATTTTCGTAAGCTGCAGATACATAAGATCTTAACATCCTAGACATTCCTGTTAACCGTTCACATAAAATCGGATTTTTCTTATGAGGCATTGCAGAAGATCCTCTTTGCCCTTTTTTAAATGGCTCTTCTACTTCTAATACCTCAGTTTTTTGAAGATGTCTTATTTCTATGGCAAATCTTTCAATAGAAGCACCAATTAACGCTAACACGCTAAAAAATTCTGCATGAAGATCTCGTGGGACGACTTGTGTTGAAACTTTGCAAGGTCGAAGTTCTAACTTTCTCAAGGCTATTTCTTCTACTTGAGGATCTAAATTTGCATAGTTTCCAACAGCTCCACTGATTTTCCCTTGTGAAATATCAAAGATGGCTTTTTCTAACCTTTCTTTATTTCTTTCTGACTCCGACACGAAACTTAATATTTTTAAACCAAAAGAAGTTGGTTCTGCATGAACTCCATGAGTTCTACCTACAATCACTGTATATTTATGTTTTAAAGCCAGTTTTTTCAAAGAGTTGATGTAATTATCTAGCTCTTTTTCTATGAGCTCCCCAGCTCTTTTAATAGCCAAAGCATTTGCAGTATCTACCACATCAGAAGATGTCAAACCCATATGAAAATATCTAGCAGCATCACCCATATATTCTGTAACAACTTTTATAAAGGCTATCACATCATGATCAACTACTTTCTCAGTTTCCAAAATTTTTTCTACATCAATCTTTGCCTTCTGCCTTGCTTCTAAGGCGGTCCCCTGAGGAGCAATATTTAATTGTTCAAATGCCTCAATTACAGCGAGTTCTACTTCGAGCCATCTATTATACTGTGCTTCTAATGTCCAAATATCCTTAATAGGACTTATTGAGTATCTATCTATCAAATTTAACACCTCTTTGTGAATTTATTTCTTGAGATCTGTTTGCTGCTTCCTTTACTGCATTCATTATTATCCCACGAATACCCCGATTTTCTAAAACCTCAATCCCTCTAATAGCAGTTCCCCCAGGTGAAGTAACCATATCTTTTAATTCGCCAGGATGTTTATTGCTTTCCAGTACCATTTTAGCAGACCCTAAAACTGTTCTTGCAGCAAATTCTAAGGAAAGATCTCTAGGTAACCCCATTAAAACTCCTCCATCGGCTAAGGCTTCAATAATAATGTACACATAAGCAGGACCACTTCCACTTAAAGCTGTTATAACATCCATCATATCTTCTTCTACTAAATAGACTCTACCAACGCTTTCCAAAAGATTTTTAACCATACTGATTTCTTCATCAGACACATTCTTGTTTCTGCTTATTGCTATTACACCTTCTCCAACCAATATTGGAGTATTAGGCATTGCACGTATTATTTTTGCGGATGAAGGCAAAGCTTTTTCTAAATGTTCAATGGTTATCCCAGCTGCAATAGAAATAACTATTTTGTCTTTACAAAAGGAACTAATTTCTTTCAATACTTTATCAATTACCTGAGGTTTAACTGATAGAAGAACTATATCACATTGTTGAACAGCCTTGATATTATCATTCAAAGTCTCAATATTGCAATATACAGGGTTCATTTCAAAATTGTCTACACAAATATCTGTACCAACTATCTGTTCTTTTTTCAAAATTCCCGCATTAACCAAGCCTTTTGCTAAAGTGCTTCCCATTTTACCTAAACCTATTATGCATAATTTTTTGTCCATTTTCATCTGACCTGCCCATTACCTAAAATAACATATTTATATGTAGTGAGATCCTCTATACCAATAGGACCTCTAACATGAAGCTTTTGGGTACTAATACCCATCTCTGCACCGTAACCAAATTCCTCTCCATCGGTGAACCTAGTTGAAGCGTTAACATACACTGCAGCAGCATCAATTTCATTCAAAAATTTTCTGATTGTTATATAATTTTCTGTAACAATGGCTTCAGAATGTTTTGAGCTATATGTATTTATATGTTTAATAGCCTCTTCAACATCTTCGACTATTTTTACTGCTAGGATGTAATCTAAATATTCTGTTTCCCAGTCCTTATCGGTTGCAGGTTTTATTTGAGGTAAAATTTTTAAGGTTTTTTTACACCCTCTAAACTCAACTTTATTATTTAATAAAAGGTATAATTTTTTAAGAAATTCATTAGCTATATCGTTGTGTACAAGAATAGTTTCCACTGCATTACATACCGAAGGTCTACTTATTTTAGCATTCTCTACTATCTTTAAGGCCTTATTAATATCCGCATCTTTATCTACATACACATGACAATTACCTGCTCCAGTTTGTATTACAGGTATTCTAGAATTTTCGATTGTGTAGTTTATTAGTGAAGGACCTCCACGTGGGATCAGAACATCTATATATTGATATAATTTCATCAATTCATCAACTGCTTTTCTATCAGTCACATCAATGAATTGAACAATTTCTTTGGAAAAACCTGCTTTTTCAATTGCGTTTTGTATAACGTTTACTAAAGCTGTGTTAGAATTTATGGCTTCAGATCCTCCTCTTAAAATAACTGTATTGCCTGATTTTATACATAAAGCTGCTGCATCAACTGTAACGTTGGGACGTGCTTCATAAATAATAGCAACTACTCCTAAAGGTACAACCATTTTACCTATCATTAAACCATTAGGACGTTTCCACATAGTCTTAATATCACCTAATGTACTAGGCAAATTAGCAACCTTTTCAACACTATTAGATATATTAAATATCCGCTCTTCATTTAATTTAAGCCTATCCAATAAAGCCTCAGTAATTCCCTTTTCTTTAGCTAAGGATAAATCTTTTTGATTCTCTAATAAAATGTAATCACTTTTTTCTCTTAATTCATTCGCTATATATTTAAGTATGTTTTTTCTATCTGCATCAGAAATCAAAGCAAATTCAGTACATATTTGTTTTGCCTTCATTGCTTTTTCAACA is a window of Defluviitoga tunisiensis DNA encoding:
- the purB gene encoding adenylosuccinate lyase codes for the protein MIDRYSISPIKDIWTLEAQYNRWLEVELAVIEAFEQLNIAPQGTALEARQKAKIDVEKILETEKVVDHDVIAFIKVVTEYMGDAARYFHMGLTSSDVVDTANALAIKRAGELIEKELDNYINSLKKLALKHKYTVIVGRTHGVHAEPTSFGLKILSFVSESERNKERLEKAIFDISQGKISGAVGNYANLDPQVEEIALRKLELRPCKVSTQVVPRDLHAEFFSVLALIGASIERFAIEIRHLQKTEVLEVEEPFKKGQRGSSAMPHKKNPILCERLTGMSRMLRSYVSAAYENISLWHERDISHSSVERVFMTDATILAYYMLNKANFLASNLVVHEDAMKENIEKSYNLVYSQRVLLKLVEKGFSREEAYELVQKYAMKAWDQKKNFKDLLSQESRILENLSQEEFEELFSPQYYLRNIEAIFNRFDFSYL
- a CDS encoding Lon protease family protein, which encodes MRKLKLSDFSINIPEIKVENTQSIKVGSYQDYTIQKDACEIIDFALRSSNNSNNIFVVGPTGSGRRSMTRKIVEKIALGQKTPPDVMYVFNFLEERKPKLLRLPAGEGKKFKSELQNIIDSSVQVLNKTMATEEFQDRLSSLEREYNAQREQLWNDLRKEAQNLGFILEASQRGIISVPIFNGKRLTPQEFEGLPDEIKEQFRKNSERLMQLIERTMSRITQLDKEYWEEVKNLRRYWATFSLSKLFEPLEKKYLKYSDVFEYLQLLKEDMATHLSQLTSDNQNIIKALKEKRYAVNVLVDNSYLQGAPVVEEDNPTFSNLVGRIEYYSQMGFLHTDFTMIKPGAFHKATGGYLIMEAEKVLRKPYSWEVLKRILTENEIKIENIQAAEGYSSVETLEPEPLPLNIRVILIGEEWVYTMMRAYDSEFEKLFPVKSQFDYEVELDDENINKFMAFLSNAVQENNLSHITKDGVEEIIKYACRINGSNKKISLKLGELKNLLIDAYNFSRKIPANYYINANNIRSAIDFKEKMFSFHRDKIFDAIKNEKIDLLVEGYKVGQINGLTVLDTIDFSFGHPVKITAKSYRSSSEKIINIHRDIDLSGKIYKKSSLIIENYFKHKFSTFIQSGFGVSLNFEQVYSIIEGDSATVAETLALMSSIANIPLKQSIAITGSMDQSGEVLPVGGITQKIEGFYQTCKIKGFNGKQGVIIPAKNVDNIVIKDEIIQDIENENFHIWIIDNIDEAVELMTDYKAGKINEKGEYEEGTFYYHVCENLKKLAKKEDEKENEKKD
- the proC gene encoding pyrroline-5-carboxylate reductase — encoded protein: MDKKLCIIGLGKMGSTLAKGLVNAGILKKEQIVGTDICVDNFEMNPVYCNIETLNDNIKAVQQCDIVLLSVKPQVIDKVLKEISSFCKDKIVISIAAGITIEHLEKALPSSAKIIRAMPNTPILVGEGVIAISRNKNVSDEEISMVKNLLESVGRVYLVEEDMMDVITALSGSGPAYVYIIIEALADGGVLMGLPRDLSLEFAARTVLGSAKMVLESNKHPGELKDMVTSPGGTAIRGIEVLENRGIRGIIMNAVKEAANRSQEINSQRGVKFDR
- a CDS encoding glutamate-5-semialdehyde dehydrogenase encodes the protein MNIESLVVEKAMKAKQICTEFALISDADRKNILKYIANELREKSDYILLENQKDLSLAKEKGITEALLDRLKLNEERIFNISNSVEKVANLPSTLGDIKTMWKRPNGLMIGKMVVPLGVVAIIYEARPNVTVDAAALCIKSGNTVILRGGSEAINSNTALVNVIQNAIEKAGFSKEIVQFIDVTDRKAVDELMKLYQYIDVLIPRGGPSLINYTIENSRIPVIQTGAGNCHVYVDKDADINKALKIVENAKISRPSVCNAVETILVHNDIANEFLKKLYLLLNNKVEFRGCKKTLKILPQIKPATDKDWETEYLDYILAVKIVEDVEEAIKHINTYSSKHSEAIVTENYITIRKFLNEIDAAAVYVNASTRFTDGEEFGYGAEMGISTQKLHVRGPIGIEDLTTYKYVILGNGQVR